A single window of Desulfobulbaceae bacterium DNA harbors:
- a CDS encoding 16S rRNA (uracil(1498)-N(3))-methyltransferase, whose protein sequence is MNILLIHKAEIVNDRIIITGDKLKHLRKILKVQIGDTVKIGIINEKIGSGTVEALSKEGALLHVQVEKPPPERLPVHLILAIPRPIMLKRVLAQAASMGIEQISLLRSKRVEKSFLDSSIIEQDNYTPFLLKGIEQSVDTRTPEVQIHRRFKSFIEQIAADSSSRNLRLIAHPHGTAYLRDTKTEGPEQRIDIAIGPEGGWIDYEVEQFTNLGFIPFTMGARILRVDTAVPAILSQLELLRQQSHFKNS, encoded by the coding sequence ATGAATATTCTACTTATCCATAAAGCAGAGATAGTCAATGATCGTATTATCATAACCGGCGACAAGTTGAAGCACCTGCGCAAAATCCTTAAAGTACAGATCGGTGACACTGTTAAAATCGGTATCATCAATGAAAAAATCGGTTCAGGAACGGTCGAAGCCCTTTCAAAAGAAGGCGCCCTGCTTCACGTACAGGTAGAAAAGCCCCCCCCAGAACGGCTCCCCGTCCATCTGATCCTGGCAATTCCCCGACCAATCATGTTAAAACGTGTGCTGGCCCAGGCTGCCTCCATGGGCATTGAGCAAATTTCACTCCTGCGCTCAAAACGCGTCGAAAAAAGTTTTCTCGACTCGTCTATTATTGAGCAGGATAACTACACCCCTTTCCTGCTCAAAGGCATTGAACAATCGGTGGATACACGAACTCCCGAGGTGCAGATTCACCGCAGGTTCAAATCCTTCATAGAGCAGATAGCAGCAGACAGCAGTTCCAGAAACCTGAGACTTATTGCCCATCCCCACGGCACTGCCTATTTACGAGATACCAAAACAGAAGGCCCAGAACAGCGGATCGATATAGCCATTGGCCCGGAAGGCGGTTGGATCGACTACGAAGTTGAACAGTTCACCAACCTTGGCTTCATACCATTTACAATGGGGGCGCGAATCCTTAGAGTCGACACCGCTGTTCCAGCTATACTTTCTCAGCTTGAACTTTTACGCCAGCAGTCCCATTTTAAAAACAGTTGA
- a CDS encoding 3-deoxy-D-manno-octulosonic acid transferase, which produces MRSLYNILQLVTLIFFLPLLALMALFSSKYKERIPQRLGIDLQIPAKKSGRPRIWIHALSVGEVTSAKPLVKALRQKMPECELLFSSVTQGGQLMAKEISTVVDQFIPFPFDLFFTVQRFVKKVKPDIFVLVETDFWPNIIWQLQRDGVPYVLVNGRIAQKSFARYKLLKPLFSSFFDSFAALSMQMDSGRLQLRQLGIASQKITSYGNLKFDLELKIEDAPDLTRMTNCFRGRYVVVAGSTHDGEERIILESFDRLRKTRGNLLLVIAPRNIERSRKVYEMAVASGFDAALETDELTDLTQVIILNTLGELVYLYSYADIAFVGGSLVDERGHNPLEPAYWGKPVVYGPYMADFKEASQGLLRAGAARQTTPKDFGETIGQLCADPQLCVKMGSNASKFVMSHRGAARKYADLIQQIVENHVS; this is translated from the coding sequence ATGCGCTCCTTATATAACATATTGCAGCTGGTGACGCTGATTTTTTTCCTGCCATTGCTTGCCTTGATGGCACTATTCTCATCAAAATACAAGGAACGTATCCCGCAGCGCCTGGGGATAGATCTTCAGATTCCCGCTAAAAAGTCGGGCCGACCTCGGATTTGGATTCATGCCTTATCTGTTGGAGAAGTGACCTCCGCTAAACCTCTTGTCAAGGCATTGCGCCAGAAAATGCCCGAATGTGAGCTGCTGTTTTCGTCTGTTACTCAGGGGGGGCAACTGATGGCAAAGGAGATTTCTACTGTTGTTGATCAATTTATCCCGTTTCCATTCGATCTCTTTTTTACGGTTCAACGTTTTGTTAAGAAAGTGAAGCCTGATATTTTTGTGCTTGTCGAGACCGATTTCTGGCCCAATATTATCTGGCAATTGCAGAGAGATGGTGTCCCTTATGTTCTGGTTAATGGCCGTATTGCTCAGAAATCATTTGCCAGATACAAGTTGTTAAAGCCTCTTTTTTCCTCTTTTTTTGATTCATTTGCGGCGCTCTCCATGCAGATGGACAGCGGTCGCCTGCAACTTCGGCAGTTGGGGATTGCCTCTCAAAAAATTACAAGTTACGGCAACCTGAAATTTGATTTAGAGCTGAAAATTGAGGATGCTCCAGATCTGACCCGCATGACAAACTGTTTCAGAGGAAGGTACGTGGTAGTGGCGGGGAGTACCCATGATGGCGAAGAGCGGATTATTCTCGAATCCTTTGACCGGTTGCGCAAAACCAGAGGAAATTTATTACTGGTAATTGCACCTCGAAACATTGAACGGTCCAGGAAAGTTTATGAGATGGCGGTTGCCTCGGGTTTTGATGCGGCTCTTGAAACAGACGAACTAACTGATTTGACCCAAGTAATTATTCTAAACACCTTGGGTGAGCTGGTCTATCTGTATAGTTATGCTGATATCGCCTTTGTCGGGGGAAGTCTGGTTGATGAACGAGGGCATAATCCCTTGGAACCTGCCTATTGGGGAAAGCCGGTTGTTTATGGGCCATACATGGCAGATTTTAAGGAGGCCAGTCAAGGTCTTTTGAGGGCAGGGGCGGCCAGACAGACAACCCCGAAGGATTTTGGTGAAACGATTGGCCAGCTCTGTGCTGATCCGCAACTCTGTGTTAAAATGGGTAGCAATGCCTCAAAATTTGTTATGTCGCATCGGGGTGCTGCTCGAAAATATGCCGACTTAATCCAGCAAATAGTAGAAAACCATGTCTCCTGA
- the murJ gene encoding murein biosynthesis integral membrane protein MurJ, translating to MKKPSDSTGKIAKSAGLVGIAVMCSRVLGLVREQVMATLFGAGMAYDSFVVAFRIPNLLRDLFGEGALSAAFVAVFSDYDTNKGKKATWQLANNVLSAIAILVSLITLLGIVFAGPLVTLIAPDFALITGKAELTRKLTVIMFPFLVFVSIAAVVMGILNSKGRFFVPSISSSFFNLGSIVGGVSLAIILPKFGYPAIVGMAIGTLIGGFLQMSGQFPTLLKTGFRFKPQVDLRDPGLRRVFMLMIPAIIGLGATQINIFVNTNFASSCVEGSVSWLNYAFRLVQFPIGVFGVAVSIATMPVISRYAAQKNFTGIRETYVSALTMAFCLTIPATAGLFLLSEMIVKIIFEHGQFSMFDTVRTAEALRFYVLGLFAYASVKITVPVFYALNDTKFPVVASFLAVGTNILIILLTIDGMQHKAIALSTSCAMFGNFVLLSVVLYRKLSGYSLSYLVKGFLKVVFATGVMWVWLRFFKDLMAQSERGFFTEIGGLIFLVCSGAGVYGGVLYLTRLPELTTLVAKVVGRVRP from the coding sequence AAAACCCTCTGATAGTACCGGGAAGATTGCAAAGTCTGCAGGGCTGGTTGGCATCGCGGTGATGTGCAGCAGGGTGCTGGGCCTGGTGCGCGAGCAGGTGATGGCAACTCTGTTTGGGGCAGGGATGGCCTATGATTCATTTGTCGTAGCCTTTCGGATACCTAACCTGCTGAGAGACCTGTTTGGTGAAGGCGCCTTGAGTGCCGCATTTGTGGCAGTCTTTTCTGATTACGACACCAATAAGGGCAAGAAGGCGACCTGGCAGCTGGCCAACAATGTACTTTCGGCGATAGCCATACTGGTAAGTTTGATCACTCTTTTGGGGATTGTCTTTGCGGGCCCGTTAGTAACTCTGATTGCACCTGATTTTGCACTGATTACCGGCAAGGCCGAGCTAACCAGGAAGCTGACCGTTATCATGTTTCCTTTTTTGGTTTTTGTCTCAATTGCTGCCGTTGTTATGGGGATTCTCAACAGTAAGGGACGTTTTTTTGTGCCCTCCATATCATCGAGTTTCTTTAACCTGGGGTCGATTGTTGGTGGGGTATCGCTGGCCATAATTTTACCCAAATTTGGTTATCCGGCGATTGTCGGAATGGCAATTGGTACCCTGATCGGTGGTTTTCTGCAGATGTCCGGGCAGTTTCCAACCCTGTTAAAAACAGGATTTCGCTTTAAGCCACAGGTTGATCTCCGTGATCCTGGCCTCCGCCGCGTGTTTATGTTGATGATTCCGGCGATTATAGGATTAGGTGCCACTCAGATTAATATTTTTGTGAATACTAACTTTGCCTCGTCTTGTGTTGAGGGCAGTGTCTCCTGGTTAAACTATGCCTTTCGATTAGTGCAGTTTCCCATTGGTGTTTTCGGGGTTGCCGTTTCAATTGCCACTATGCCTGTTATTTCACGGTATGCCGCGCAAAAGAACTTCACCGGAATTCGTGAGACCTATGTCTCAGCTTTGACAATGGCATTTTGTCTGACAATTCCTGCAACTGCCGGGCTTTTCTTACTGTCGGAGATGATTGTAAAAATAATTTTCGAGCACGGGCAGTTCAGTATGTTTGATACTGTTCGTACCGCTGAGGCCTTACGTTTTTACGTCTTGGGCCTTTTCGCCTACGCTTCAGTTAAGATTACTGTGCCGGTGTTTTATGCACTCAATGACACCAAATTCCCGGTAGTTGCTAGTTTTCTGGCTGTGGGAACCAATATCTTAATTATTCTGCTTACCATTGACGGGATGCAGCACAAGGCGATAGCACTTTCTACTTCCTGTGCCATGTTTGGTAATTTTGTTTTGTTAAGTGTGGTCTTGTATCGAAAGCTGTCCGGTTACTCTCTTTCCTATCTGGTAAAAGGTTTTTTGAAGGTGGTTTTTGCTACTGGTGTCATGTGGGTTTGGTTGCGGTTTTTTAAAGACCTTATGGCGCAAAGTGAGCGTGGCTTTTTTACAGAAATCGGCGGGCTTATCTTTTTGGTATGTTCTGGTGCCGGAGTCTATGGAGGCGTTTTGTATCTGACCAGACTGCCGGAACTGACAACATTGGTGGCGAAGGTTGTTGGGCGAGTCCGGCCCTGA